The DNA region GGTCATTGTTGCAGTCTGGCTATGCAACCACCCGAGGAAGCCGCCAAAACGATCGCCCTGGTAAAACAAGCCAAGATCGGCATTGTCAGTTTGCCAATGTGCAATTTGTACTTGCAAGATCGGCAGCCTGCCCAGACCCCCCGTTGGCGAGGGGTGACATTACTGCACGAACTGAAACAGGCCGGAGTGCCCGTTGCGATCGCGGGGGACAATTGCCGGGATCCCTTTTATGCCTTTGGTGATCACGATGCCCTGGAAGTCTTCTCGATGTCAGCTAAGATTGCTCACCTCGATCGCCCCTATGGAGACTGGTGTAACGCTATTACAGCCACTCCTGCAGATTTAATGGGCTTACCAACTGTGGGACGAATTGGAGTCGGGCTGCCAGCAGATTTAGTGATCTTCAGGGCACGGCAGTACAGTGAATTGCTGTCTCGTTCTCAACACGATCGCACAGTTTTGCGAAATGGGATGGCGATCGATACAACGCTTCCAGATTACGCTGAACTCGATGGTTGCATTCAATAAACCACTGGCATTAATTAAACAGACGGCGGGAAGATAATTCAGTGACTTCAGATCTGTAGTGCTTACGGAAACTTTCGGCTGGACTGGGCGATTGCTCCGAAGAAACCGGAATGCCAGTCGGATTTGGTGACTTGACTAATCGTTCGGCAGCCAGAGTCCAAAAGTGTGCAGATTTGACAGAGACAAAAAAATCGGGGTTTAAGGGATGAGGAGGGCGCTGAGAAAGGGAATGTAATCCCTGGGTCTGAGCCTGAACTAAATCTACAATCCAGGGAAGAAAGTCCAGCAGTTCTTCAGGTAGAATGGTCAACTCAAAAGACCATTGCTGATTGACTCCCCGGCACACCTGCCCATGTCGAGGTAAGGCGACTGTTCCTGCTCCTTTGTTGATCGAACATCGAAGAACAAAGGGCCGATCGCTAACAAGAGCATCCGGAGCAAGATAGGCATAAATGGTAATGTAATTCAGCCATTGGTTGCTGTCTACCCAGGATGCGATCGACGCCAAACTGTTGTAGGAATTGCCGCTAATTTTGACGGGTTCCGGCATCGCTGTGGCAAACGATGTATAAAAGTCATTTCTTAATTTAGAAATTGTCCGAATGATCTCTGGAGTCATAGGTTGCACCTGAAAAGTCACGCTTCGAGCTACAAGGGTGGATGCTGAGTGATTTATGACTTTCTATAACGGGCCAGACGTTTGCGTTGTTTATGTTTGGCTAAAGCTTTGCGTTTCTCTTTTTCCGGCGGCGTTTCAAAGTGCCGATTTTTTCGCATATCCTGAAAGATCCCGGCTTTAGAAACCTGTTGCCTGAAGCGCCGTAATGTAGATTCAATGCCTTCGTTTTCGCCTGGTATGACTTGAGCCACGCTGAATACTCCTTAAGAACGAATGGGGAAGGCGATAAAGTTCTCAACCCAGGTTAGTACGGCTTCTGCAGGTGAAGGACTGAGAAGCAAGGGTACTTTATCCAGGTGAGCAGTGCTATAAAAAACTCCAGCAGAATAAGGCAGTTGTCTAACTCTGCTGGAGACTTTAAGCAATCGATGACTTGTAATGGGGACTAATAGCGACGATCGCTGCGGCGATTATTGTCCCAATTCCCCCCACCCGAAGGTCCTCTGTCCTCACGGGGTCTAGCCTTATTCACCTTGAGATCACGTCCCATCCATTCTGCCCCATCCAGCGCTTCAATGGCGGCTTCTTCTTCGGCTTCTGAACCCATGTCCACAAACGCAAATCCACGCGCCCGACCCGTTTCTCGGTCGGTGGGTACTTGAACCCGGTTGACCGTTCCATATTCTCCAAATGTATCCTTCAGGTCTTCCTGAGTCACCTTGTAGGATAAATTACCAACATAAATAGACATAGAGCTTCTCCAAGCATCCAAAAACTGTAGAGAGTTAGATTCGGAGAAACGCTTATCTAGAGAAAAACGAATTACACGACCGAAAATAATTCCTATAGCGCGATCATAACATGCTTTCAATCAACAGGTTGGCGCTTGAGGCAGAGTTTCACCCAACGAATATGACAAGATAAAAGGAGTGTTTAATGTATCTGGATCGATGTCTTCTATAGACCCATCTTTAAAGTCTGCTCTCGACCATCTGCGCGAGATTCGAGCTGCTCTGCTATCCCTACATAAAGCCTTACTGGACTCGGAACAGGAAGCTTATGAGCGGGTTAACGGGCCGATTAAGACGAAAGGAGAGTTATTTCAACTGGTGGTTGGAGATGAGTGGTTTAACTGGTTACGGCCAATCTCCCAGTTCATTGTCAGAATTGATGAATCCCTCGCTTCTAAAGAATCCATGACTTTAAATGAAGCGAATGAATTGATTGAGCAAGCCAGTACCCTGCTGAATCCCCTGGAAGTGGGGACAGAACCTGAAGAACGCTATTATCAAGTGATCCAGCGTGATCCCGATGTTGCCTATATGCACGCGAGGATGATGAATCTGCTCAAACAGAAGAGTTAAGCGTATTTAACCGAATCTCACCCGTCAAACTGGCAGCCTGGTTTCTCACTGCACTCCAGGCACTGTGATGAGCTTTTTCCTCTTCTCCGTACCATTGCAGTGCAGAGTTAAAAGCGACCCGATAGAGATTTTGGGCGGCTTCAGAAAGGCGATCGCGAATAGCGGCAGGAAGTTCTCGATTCGTCCGGTAAGGCATTTTGATACCCTCTGGCTCAAGTGGGATAATTAATCCTAATTCCGCGGCATCTGGCAGGGAAGTATCTTTAGACTGAAAACCCATTCAAATGAGCCTGTTTAGCTCCACAATTTATAGAAGGTTGGATGGATAGAACCTCAAGGAGTCAACATTGATTACGAGTCCCTTTAAGACAACCAAATCAGATGAAATTTTTGCGGCTGCCCAAAAACTCATGCCGGGTGGTGTGAGTTCGCCTGTGCGGGCTTTCAAGTCGGTGGGTGGGCACCCGATCGTGTTCGATCGGGTGCAGGGAGCTTATGCCTGGGATGTGGATGGCAACCAGTACATTGACTATGTGGGTACCTGGGGGCCAGCCATTTGTGGCCACGCCCACCCAGACGTGATTCAGGCCATTTGTGAGGCGGCTCAGAAGGGCACCAGTTTTGGCGCACCCTCCTACCAGGAAAACGTTCTGGCCGAAATGGTGATTGATGCCGTTCCCAGCGTGGAAATGGTGCGCTTCGTCAACTCCGGTACGGAAGCTTGTATGTCTGTCCTGCGCTTAATGCGAGCTTTCACCGGACGGGACAAAATCATCAAATTTGAAGGTTGCTATCACGGCCATGCCGATATGTTCCTGGTGAAAGCCGGATCCGGTGTGGCAACCCTGGGATTACCCGATTCTCCCGGTGTGCCCAAATCGACCACGGGCAACACCCTGACGGCTCCCTTCAACAACCTGGAAGCGGTCAAAGCCCTATTCCATGAAAATCCGGGCGAAATTGCTGGGGTGATTCTGGAACCTGTGGTGGGCAATGCCGGCTTTATTCCTCCCGATGCCGGATTCCTGGCTGGCCTGCGAGAACTGACCCGCGAAAACAACGCTCTGCTGGTGTTTGATGAAGTCATGACGGGCTTCCGGATTGCTTATGGAGGCGCTCAGGAGAAGTTTGGCATTACTCCCGACCTGACCACGCTCGGTAAGGTGATCGGTGGAGGCTTGCCCGTCGGTGCTTATGGTGGACGGCGAGACATTATGGAAATGGTGGCTCCGGCTGGCCCCATGTATCAGGCGGGAACATTGTCTGGAAATCCTCTGGCGATGACCGCAGGCATCAAAACCCTGGAATTGCTGCATCAACCGGGCACCTATGACTATCTCGATCGCATCACCAAGCGGTTATCCGATGGTTTGCTGCAGGTGGCTCAGGAAACAGGTCATGCTGCTTGCGGGGGTCAGATCAGTGGTATGTTCGGCCTGTTCTTTACTGAAGGGCCAGTCCACAACTATGAAGATGCCAAGAAATCGGATTTGACCAAGTTCAGCCGCTTTCACCGGGGTATGCTGGAGCAGGGAATTTACCTCGCTCCCTCCCAATTTGAGGCAGGCTTTACCTCCCTGGCTCATACAGAGGCGGATATCGATCGCACCCTAGAAGCCGCCCGTACCGTTTTGTCGAGCCTGTAATTAAGAACATAGAGACGTTTCGGCGAAACGTCTCTACCTACCGTTAGCATTCACAACCGGGATGCCCACAGCCACGCCCATTAGGATGGCCTTCAGCGCAGGCTTCGGTGCAGTAATATTTACCGTCTTTCTCAATCGCACCTGCACCGGGAGTAACCATGCAGTGGCAGCGTTCGCAGGCGCATTTGATTTGAGTGGCAGTCGTCATGGGATTACCTCATTAACATCTCTTCAGCGTAGCTGCTGGCCTGAACTGAACCGCCAGGGTTAACAATTTCTTCGGGGGGCAGTGGGTCGGTAGATGAGGCTGTCATCGCTCATTCGTCATGGGGCAATGACAGGTTGCAACCCCCACTCAGAAAATAATTGGTTTAGCTGATTAACCTGGCAGAATCGACTCGTCCTGAGTTGTGGAAAAATGAGCGGCGTCCGATCGCGCCAGCCTCAGCCAGTTTCCCGCTGGAGTGGAGTAGCCCAGTTCTGCCACATAATCCCGTCCGGTAAAGTTGCTGGCAGTGGGATCACCAATAAAGACATGGCGATCGCAATCTGATTCCAAACAATCGAACTCAGCCATGCTGTGAGGTTCCTGCGTATCTGGATGTCTGTCAGTGACATCATAAATCCGCAGTTTCAACTGTTCGCCGCCCTGTTGCCGAGCCGCCGCTTTTGCCGCTTCCGGCACCTCCCAATAGGCATAACCATGAGCGGCATCACGGGGTACTAGAATAATTCGACTGGTTTCCTGCTCTTCCCCAACGGGGGTAACAGCAGGTGTGGGAGCAATCGGAGTCGTTGGAATCCCAGACGTGCGATCGCCAGAAGTAACTGTCTTACCCACCGCATCTGCGCTTACGGGAGTTGCAGTGGTACTGGCAGCCATAGTTTTACCAGCTACTTCTGCACCTGCCAGAGTTGCAGCGGCCGCCGCCGCCGCCGTGCCAATACTGGTCGTATCAATCCCAGTAGTACTTGCAGGAGCCACCGTTTCGGTTGGGCTACATTTAGGAACCCGCACATGGGTCGAGCGAGCCAGTTTTGTCCAACCCCCATCTTCTGTGGGATAACCAATTTCTACGAGATAATCCCGGTCATCCAGGGCGATCGGCAGGTGCATATCCTGTTCTCCAGACGGACAATCGAATTGCTTCATGCTGTGGGGTTGCTGCCGATCCAGATCAATTCCTGTCACGTCGTAAAGCCGCAAGGCCAGATTTCTGGCTTCAGCCGTTTTGGCATCCGGCAGTTCCCAGTAGGCATAAGCATCCCGACAATTACGCGGGGTGAGAATAATCCGGTTGCGATCGCTCACAGGAGCCGCCACAGGAGCCGCTTGATTGCGCTTGAACAGCCATGCCACGAGCGGAATCCCAATGATGGGCAACAGCAACCACCACCAGGGACTGGCTGTGTTGCTCTCAGTTGTGGTTGCCGGAGCCGGAGCCTGAGGAGAAGCTGTAGTTTCTGGGGCAGGACTGGTGGCGGCAGGAGCGGTTTCTGTACGGGCTGCTTCAATTATTCGTTGATTGGCTGGAGTAACGGCGAATCCCAGGAAAGCCTTTGCCCCCGTACTGGGTGTTGGCCCCTTATAGATGTAATACAGAGATTGGGAAAAAGGATATTTGGGATCTGTGGGCGGCGTATTATGCATTGGCACGATTCGCACATTGGGCTGATCTACAACCTGGTCTGCGATCGCGTAGCCCAACCCATCCTGACCCAGTTTGGCAATTACTGCTTCTGTGCTGTCTTCCACCTGCACGGCGGTTGACCCCGTTTTGAAGGGAGCCTTCTGGAATACGGGATAGTTTTGAAATGCCTGTCGGGTGTCACTGGTTGCCGGGCGATCGACCAGACGCACCGGAGCGGATGGACCACCTACTTGTGACCAGTTCGTGACTTCGCCTCTAAAAATCTGGGCAAACTGGTCAACCGTCAAACTGCCCTTAAATGGACTCTCTGGCCCAACAATCATGGCAATTTTATTACGAGAGACAGGCACCGCTACCAGACCCTGAGCCTTTTCGGCTTCCGTTAACGGACGACCGATCGCCGCCAAATCGGCCTTTCCGGCAGCGACTGCAGCAACCGCTTCATCAGAACTGGCAGGAGTTACCGTGACACTGGTGCCGGGGTACTGCGTCTCAAAGCTCTGCTTCAACGCCTCACTAATCTTCTGCATGGCGCTGGAACTATCCACAACTACCTTGGTTCCCTGGGGCACGCTGGTAGGAAGTGGAAAAGCGTCTGCAGGGCTGGACTGTGCTGCTGCGGGTTGAAGCGTTAAGCCTGTAATTTGGGGCTTTGGAGCAGTGGCAAAGGCCAGCAGCACAGCCAGGGGAAGTAACGGCACATAGTTCTTGGATCGACTGGTCATATCCATCTCCCTGACGCAATAGAAAGTTTCGATCGGAAAAAAACCTATGACTCAGTGTTCTGTGGAATTGGGATGAATGGAGTTTTCTTAAGGTTAGATTCAGATTTCTACTAACCGACTTCAACCAAGTCCAGCGAGAGAACAGTCGTTTTCCGATCAGAGAAACTCCAGTTCTGGATTTGGACAAGGTTCAATACAACGCCATCATCAATTTTTTGCGATACTCCTTGGTCAAAGGATGGTCGTCGCCCAGGATATCGAAAACAGACAGCATTGCCTTCCGGGCACCATCATTGCGATATACCCGGTCTTTTCCAACTATGTCCAGCAAGGTGTCTAAAGCTGCCTGATAATCTTCCTGCAGCACCCCCTGGGCAGCGGTTTGAAAACTGCGATCGAGATCACTGGCTGGCTCAGTTTCGGTGGCAGTCCGTTTAAAGAAAATTAAGGCCTTGAGTAATTTGGCTTTTGGAAAATAATCCTTCTCGTATTCCTGGATTTTTAGCAGTAAGTCTTCGGCTGTTTCCAGTTGCCCCGTTTCCAGGTAGAAGTTGGCGGCTTCTAAAATCAGCCCGCGATGATCAGGATACCGTTGCAGCAATTCATGAAGTGTGGCTTGGGCCACCTCGATATTGCCTTTTTCGGCCTGCTGGTAAATGCCTTCCAACGCCGCATCCAATTCAGATTGCAGATTCAGTCCTTCCAGCAGTTGCCGTAATTGCGCTTCTGGCAAGACTCCCACAAAGCCTTCTTGCATCTTGCCCGCGATCGCAATTCGCACATCAGGAACGCCCTGCACCCCGTAAGTCTGTGCCAGATCAGGATTCTCATCAATATCGACCTTAGCCAGCACAAAATCATACTCCTGCACTAGCCGTTCCAGCATCGGAGCCAGCATCTTACAGGGACCGCACCAGGTGGCATAGAAGTCTACTAAAACAGGCTTCTGGTGAGACTTTTCCAGGACTTCCGTAGCAAAGTTGTGGTGATTGACCGCGATCGCAGAACCCATAGCCAATAACTTCGATTACTTCTCTTAGCGATTTCAGTATAAAGGTCAGCGGCATCCTCATCGCCATGCAACCGCAAAGTCAGACCTGATCTGAATTAACTCCCATTGTCCGCAAGCGTTCGGCCAGGCGATTGGCCCGCTCTGCTTCCGTGGGAATGACTCGTCCCTGGCGATCGCAGGCTGCGATTAGTCCATCAGGGACTCTTTCTGCTGTTCCGGGGATTGGGTTCTGGAGCGATATTCAGCGATCGCCCGTTGAAATCCCAGCACCACCAGAATATTCGACAGTGTTAATAAGGATTCTGCGCCACCGTGGAGCCAATCCACATTCGCGAGTTGCTCACCGTACACAACCCGAGCATAAATCCCTGCCGGAATCGTCACACCGACAAATACCAGTGTCATGTAGAAGCCAAGTAAGGCCAATCGAGGCATCTGCTGAGAGCGCGTCAAAAACCAGAGAAACCCCAGGTAGGGAAAGAGGGAGAGCGCGAAGAGAGTGTCTTTGGAGAGCATAAGAGTAGCTGGAAGAGTTAAGGGGTGGAGGGTAGGTGAGCGAGTGGAAGATTCTGAACTTAAAACTTAAAACTCAAAACTCAAAACTCAAGCCTTCGCCTTCGCCGATCGCCAGATCCACCAACCCGCCAGCAGCAGGGTGATATTGCCAACGACGGTCATACTGGCTTGCAGGGTAACGAGCCACTGGAGGGAAGCAGGATTGTCGAAAAAGTGCCAGGTGCAGGCGCACATTGCACTCACCAGGGCAGGCAACATGGCTAGGGAGAGTGCCCACCAGTTGCGGTTTTGGGTTACTTCGCCATAAATCCAGATGAGCCAGATGGCGGCCATCCACTCAATGACGCTGGACACATGAATAATCCAGGTGGGAATAGAAAGCGCGTGCATGAAAATTTGGGATTGTTAGATTTTGGATTTTGGATTTGATAGAACAGTACGTCCTAAGATTTACAGTTTAAGGGCATAGAGATTTGAGCAGGCGCTGTTTATTGTAAAACGGATATCTTCTACTTCTACGGATGCGATCTCAGTCTCTTTGACCTGAATCCAAACTCTCAAACCCAAAATCCAAAATGGCAACAGCGCGGGCAGTTTTGTGTGGTTACTACGGGATGGGCAATGGTGGCGATGAGGCGTTGCTGGCTTCTCTATTACAAATGCTGCCCGCTCATGTCACCCCCGTGGTGTTGTCGGGCAATCCTCAACAGACCCACGATCGCTATGGCGTAGAAGCCGTTTATCGCAAGGATCCAAAAGCTGTTTTCAGTGCCCTGCGTCAGGCTCAGGTGTTTATTTGGGGTGGGGGCAGTTTGATTCAAGATGCCACCAGTGCAATCAGTCCTTTTTACTATCTGGGCTTAATGCAACTGGCGCAACAATTGGGGTTGACGACGATCGCCTGGGCACAGGGAATTGGCCCTTTGCATCGGCCCTTGGCCCGCTGGCTCTCTCGTCAGACCTTTGCCCGGTGTTCTGCCGTGAGTGTCCGGGATACCGCTTCTGCCGCTTTATTAACCGAGTGGCAAATTCCCTTTACCCTGGCTCCCGATCCGGTTTGGGCACTGCAATCAGTTCCCGTGAAGGGGTTGTGGGACTTACCTGCTCCCAGGGTGGCTGTGAACCTGCGTTCCCATCCTCAATTAACCGAGACTCGTTTAGAACACCTGACCCAGGCCCTGATTGCCTTCCAGAAAGCTACCCAAACCTGTCTGTTGCTGGTGCCCTTTCAGCCGTCTCAGGATCTGGCGATCGCCCAAGCCATTCAACCCCGCCTTTCCGGTGTCAGCCAAATTCTGCTGCAGGAGGATCCTCAACATTTAAAAGGAATTTTTCGTGGGGTAGAAATGGCGATCGCCATGCGCTTACATGGCCTGATCATGGCGGCTGCCGAAGAATGTCGCTGCTTTGCCCTCAGCTATGATCCCAAAGTCAGCCAACTGATGCAAGATCTCTCTCTCCCCGGATGGAAGTTAACCGAAATTCCTGACAATCCCAATCAAATCTGCCAGGTCTGGCTGGAACACTACGCCAACGGTGACCCCCTCTCCTCCGACAAGCTTCAATTTCTGGTCGATCGTGCCCTGATCCACCAGGCCCTGCTGCAAGAAGTGCTGGAGGGAGTTGAGAGTTGAGATCTGAGAGTAAAAAGTAGTGAAAAGTTTAAAGTTTTAAGTTTTGAGTTTTAAGTTTTGAGTTTAGAATTACCCATCACCTCTTCACCCCATCACCTCTTCACCCCATTCCTTCTCTTTGTATACTTGCCTTACAATCCCCCCAGAAGTCGCAAAACGATCGCGATCGCCAGGGTACAGTTTTTAAAACTGGGTATATCATTAGCATCGCATTTCCCCATTCGTGTAAAACTGCTTAATTTCAGGATTCAGAAGCTATGAGTGAAGCCGTTAATCCCAATCACGACTCAGCATCTCCGCGATCGGATACCCCCAATTCATCTGCTGTTCCTGCGTCTGAACCTGTGCCAGCAACGGCAGCCGCAGAATCTGAGGAGGATTGGCAAACGGTTGATTTTCCTGGGGCAATTCCCCTAGCTGACTTGCTCCAATCCCCGGTTTTGACTGAAGAAACTTCTGGTGCCACAGCCTCAGTTGAGGCGATCGCTGCCGACAAACAGGAGTCTTTAGAATCTGCGGCCCAGGAACCGGAGAATTTGCAGAATTTGGTGCAGTACCTGCGAAGCGAAAACTCCTCTTTACGAAACCAGATCGTGCAGCTAGAACAGGATCTCGCTCAGGTGCAGGTGGAACTTCAACTGGAAGTTGCCCGCTTTTACTGTAAACAGCCAGAGGATGGGGCAGCAGGGATGGCAACAGATACCACCGATGAGTTGGTGGTTGCCAAAACTCAAATTCAACAATTGACTCAAAGCCTGGAACAGTCTCAGCAAACGGTGCAGCAGCAACAGCAATTCGTGGATGCTTTAACGGAGCAATTGGCGACCAGTCAGGAGCGGATTGCCCAGCTAGAGCGGGATTGTGCCTTGTCTCAGCAACGATACGCGGAACAAGTGCAACTGGCCACTCAGATGGACAACACTTGTCGCGATTTGCGTATGCGGCTGCACCGCCAGCAACAGCAAACATTGCAGTTCAAAGCCGCGCTGGAGAAGAGCCTGGAAACGGCTCCGGTAATTGGTTCTGACCATATTATTTCCAGTGAGCCGCTGACCAGTTCCCCCGATGCAGAGCATCCAGAATCCGCTGCGTTTCTTCCCAAAGCCCAGCCTGTCAAACCCTGGTCGAAAACGCCTGAATCCCCCAGTATTTGCAGTCATACGGTTTCCCCACGATCGCTGGGGAAAGAACTACCGAATCTGTTGAAGCTATTCCATGCTGATACAGCGGCACACTCTCATCCGTCGGATGTGTTGGGATCTGAGGAGTCCAGTGTTGATCCAACGACCCCCCCTGCCGAGCTTTTGGCCCTGGCTCAAAGTGCGATCGCTCCTGATTCCCCCCCACCCAGTGAAGCCGAGCCGCCGGATCTGGATGCCTTGTTTCCCGATGTTCCACCGCTTTCGATCGCAGCAGATGTCTCTTCCCAGGCTGCCATTTTTGATCTCAGCCCATTTGTAGAAGCGGGAGAAGTGGATCCAGCAACCATCGCTGCCTCTCATCCGGTCACTCCAGCAGATGCGATCAGCCAATCCCCCCCCTCCGAACCTCCCACTCCTACCCCATCTCCTACCGCAGCTTCAGAACCAGCCCCCATCCCTTTACCAGAAAACAACTTGTGGGCCGATCTGGCTAGATTGATCGAGCCGGATATGGTAGCTGAAAATGCAGCCATTGACCCGGACTTAACCATTGAGGCTGAATCTCAGGCGATCGAGTCTCCTCCAACTTCTCAACGGTCTGAAAGCATCGAAGTTAACGAACGCCCTGTGCAGGTATCCGAAGATCAAGCCAGGTCTGCCAAGCCTGCTCCGTCACCTCAGACTGACAATCCCTTTGCTCAACCCTTGATCGAAGCTCCCTGGGTAGCAGAAATGCAACCGGGATCTCCCTTCATTACCGTGAAGTCTCCCACTGAGGCACAAAAGGCTGCGATCGCTTCCTACCCGGATCCTCCGATTCCCACCGTTAACTCCCTGGAGCCTTCCGCAGCAGAATCCTCTCCTGGCTTACCTTCTCCGGTCTTACATCCATTCCGCCCAGCTAAAAGACTAAAATCGATGGCCTCTGTTGAACTGCCCAGTTTCCCTCGCACAGCAGAGCAATAACCATCCACCCTGTAACCGCCTCATGCTATGGTGTCATGCAATTGCCTGACCCTTAACATCTATTCATGAATCGGTTCAAATTCTCGGCTACGGTGGCATCGTCGGTAGAGGCCCATCGGAAAGAGTTAAAGCCAGTCCTGTTGCTGGCCTCTGTGTTCTTTGCCGTTACGTTGATCTTTGGTCTGCATCGCTATTTAACGTTTTACGCCTCCTACGACCAGGGCATTTTTAATCAATTGTTCTGGAACGGCATTCATGGGCAGTTTTTCCAAAGTTCGCTGTCATCCGTCCTATCCGGAGCGGTGGTACATGATGGACAGTTGCCGAGCGTGTCCTATCACCGTTTAGGGCAGCATTTTGATCCCATTTTGTTGCTCTGGCATCCCTTCTATGCCCTGTTTCCCAATGCCGCCATGCTGGTGGTTTTACAGGTGGTGCAGGTCACGGCAGGTGGGTTAGTGTTATATGTCCTGGCACGACAGCGGTTGCAACCGGGCCTCTCCGGTATGATTACGGCCAGCTATTATGGGGCGATCGCCGTACTTGGTCCCACCTTTTCCAACTTTCATGATCTGAGTCAGATTCCGCTACTGCTCTTCACTCTGTTTCTGGCCCTGGAGAAGCGCTGGTGGACGTTGTTCTGGCTGATGGCCGGATTGATTCTACTGGTACGGGAAGATACGGGAGTGGTGCTGTTTAGTGTTGGGATTTACCTGATCCTCAGCCGTCGATTTCCCCGTATAGGAATAATTTTATGCGGCATGGGATTTGGCTATGTCCTACTGGCTACTAATGTGTTAATGCCGCTGTTTTCCAGGGATATTTCCCAGCGGTTCATGATTGAGCGATTTGGCCACTTTGCCACCGGGAATGAAGCCTCTACCCTGGATATCCTGTGGGGCATTCTCAGTAATCCTGTGCGTCTGTTTCAGCAATTTTTTGATTCCCTGGATGAAAAAGTTGCCTATATGGTGGGTCAGACCTTGCCCCTGGCCTTTGTGCCGCTGATATCCGGGAGTGCCTGGGCTTTAATCAGTGCTCCCCTGGCTCAGTTATTGCTGCAAGGCGGGGATTCTCGCTTTTCTATCTATATCCGGTATGCCATAACGCTAGTACCCGGTTTGTTTTATGGAGCAATTCTCTGGTGGTCAGTGCATCAGGAGCGGTTTCGGCCTCGATTTCGACAAATCTGGATTGGATTTATCATCCTTTCCCTGCTGGTAACGATCGCCAAAAGTCCTCATCGGGTGTTTTATTTTGCCGTTCCAGATTCCTTTAAACCCTGGGTATATGTCTCCTTACCCCGACAGTGGGAGCATTCCGGACAGATACGATCGCTGCTGCAGGAAATTCCTCCAGAAGCCAGCGTTTCCGCATCGACTTATTTAGTTCCGCACCTGTCCAGTCGGCGGGAAGTGTTGCGGCTACCGTTCCTGCAACTGCGGAATGACCAGAATCAGGCGATCGCGGTGGAGTACGTAGTAGCAGACTTGTGGCAGATGCAACAATACCAGCCTGCCTTCAAATCGGAGCGGGGGTATCTCCTGGATCTATTGCCCCGCATCGATCAGCTAGTAGAAAGTAAGAGTTACGGCATTCTGGGGCTGAAGGATGGTGTGGTATTGCTCAAACGGGGAGAACCTTCCTCACCAGACTTACTCAATGCCTGGAAGGAACTGAAGCGATCGTATGAGGCGAGTTTGGAGAAGGGGACGTGAGGAGTTGGGGATTGGGAATTGGGGAGGGGAGAGAAAAAAGGGGAGTTGGGGGATAGGACGATGAATGGCGACTATCCCCTAAAATGCTATCGGGAGCATTAAACCTTGTCCAAGTCCAGAACCGGAGTTTCTCTTGTTAGGAAAACAACCGTTCTCTCGTTGGACTTGGTTTATCCCTTAATCATTTCGCAGTTTGGAGAATTGCTGTGGATCTGTCTCGTATTCCTGCCCAACCAAAA from Leptodesmis sichuanensis A121 includes:
- the rpsU gene encoding 30S ribosomal protein S21, with the translated sequence MAQVIPGENEGIESTLRRFRQQVSKAGIFQDMRKNRHFETPPEKEKRKALAKHKQRKRLARYRKS
- a CDS encoding RNA recognition motif domain-containing protein — translated: MSIYVGNLSYKVTQEDLKDTFGEYGTVNRVQVPTDRETGRARGFAFVDMGSEAEEEAAIEALDGAEWMGRDLKVNKARPREDRGPSGGGNWDNNRRSDRRY
- a CDS encoding ChaB family protein → MGFQSKDTSLPDAAELGLIIPLEPEGIKMPYRTNRELPAAIRDRLSEAAQNLYRVAFNSALQWYGEEEKAHHSAWSAVRNQAASLTGEIRLNTLNSSV
- the hemL gene encoding glutamate-1-semialdehyde 2,1-aminomutase, which gives rise to MITSPFKTTKSDEIFAAAQKLMPGGVSSPVRAFKSVGGHPIVFDRVQGAYAWDVDGNQYIDYVGTWGPAICGHAHPDVIQAICEAAQKGTSFGAPSYQENVLAEMVIDAVPSVEMVRFVNSGTEACMSVLRLMRAFTGRDKIIKFEGCYHGHADMFLVKAGSGVATLGLPDSPGVPKSTTGNTLTAPFNNLEAVKALFHENPGEIAGVILEPVVGNAGFIPPDAGFLAGLRELTRENNALLVFDEVMTGFRIAYGGAQEKFGITPDLTTLGKVIGGGLPVGAYGGRRDIMEMVAPAGPMYQAGTLSGNPLAMTAGIKTLELLHQPGTYDYLDRITKRLSDGLLQVAQETGHAACGGQISGMFGLFFTEGPVHNYEDAKKSDLTKFSRFHRGMLEQGIYLAPSQFEAGFTSLAHTEADIDRTLEAARTVLSSL
- a CDS encoding metallothionein; the protein is MTTATQIKCACERCHCMVTPGAGAIEKDGKYYCTEACAEGHPNGRGCGHPGCEC
- a CDS encoding DUF4912 domain-containing protein produces the protein MTSRSKNYVPLLPLAVLLAFATAPKPQITGLTLQPAAAQSSPADAFPLPTSVPQGTKVVVDSSSAMQKISEALKQSFETQYPGTSVTVTPASSDEAVAAVAAGKADLAAIGRPLTEAEKAQGLVAVPVSRNKIAMIVGPESPFKGSLTVDQFAQIFRGEVTNWSQVGGPSAPVRLVDRPATSDTRQAFQNYPVFQKAPFKTGSTAVQVEDSTEAVIAKLGQDGLGYAIADQVVDQPNVRIVPMHNTPPTDPKYPFSQSLYYIYKGPTPSTGAKAFLGFAVTPANQRIIEAARTETAPAATSPAPETTASPQAPAPATTTESNTASPWWWLLLPIIGIPLVAWLFKRNQAAPVAAPVSDRNRIILTPRNCRDAYAYWELPDAKTAEARNLALRLYDVTGIDLDRQQPHSMKQFDCPSGEQDMHLPIALDDRDYLVEIGYPTEDGGWTKLARSTHVRVPKCSPTETVAPASTTGIDTTSIGTAAAAAAATLAGAEVAGKTMAASTTATPVSADAVGKTVTSGDRTSGIPTTPIAPTPAVTPVGEEQETSRIILVPRDAAHGYAYWEVPEAAKAAARQQGGEQLKLRIYDVTDRHPDTQEPHSMAEFDCLESDCDRHVFIGDPTASNFTGRDYVAELGYSTPAGNWLRLARSDAAHFSTTQDESILPG
- a CDS encoding tetratricopeptide repeat protein gives rise to the protein MGSAIAVNHHNFATEVLEKSHQKPVLVDFYATWCGPCKMLAPMLERLVQEYDFVLAKVDIDENPDLAQTYGVQGVPDVRIAIAGKMQEGFVGVLPEAQLRQLLEGLNLQSELDAALEGIYQQAEKGNIEVAQATLHELLQRYPDHRGLILEAANFYLETGQLETAEDLLLKIQEYEKDYFPKAKLLKALIFFKRTATETEPASDLDRSFQTAAQGVLQEDYQAALDTLLDIVGKDRVYRNDGARKAMLSVFDILGDDHPLTKEYRKKLMMALY
- a CDS encoding DUF3593 domain-containing protein; this encodes MLSKDTLFALSLFPYLGFLWFLTRSQQMPRLALLGFYMTLVFVGVTIPAGIYARVVYGEQLANVDWLHGGAESLLTLSNILVVLGFQRAIAEYRSRTQSPEQQKESLMD